The Streptomyces spororaveus genome includes a region encoding these proteins:
- a CDS encoding carbon starvation CstA family protein, with amino-acid sequence MRTGGDAGHVPRLDFLATPTGRQRGDTTVPEQSVPPSSSRPTPKSVAAWVLVGLVGAIGWGVLALSRDEEISAAWLLAAALGSYAIAYRFYARFIADRVLKVDATRATPAERLDNGVDFHPTDRRVLFGHHFAAVAGAGPLVGPVLAAQMGYLPGTIWIVAGVIFAGAVQDMVTLFFSTRRDGRSLGQMARDEIGPVGGAAALVAVFAIMIILLAVLALVIVNALAHSPWGVFSIGMTIPIAVFMGFYLRVLRPGRVTEVSVIGVALLLLAIVAGGWVAESSFAGTFTLEKETLVIWMVVYGFLASVLPVWMLLAPRDYLSTFMKVGTIALLAIGVVVAMPTLKMPSVTDFAARGDGPVFAGSMFPFVFITIACGALSGFHALVSSGTTPKMIQKETQVRMIGYGAMLTESFVAVMAIIAACIIEPGLFFAVNSPGGVIGTTVESASQAVTNFGFAITPEALAQAAKDVEEATLLSRTGGAPTFALGMSEIFSSVVGGAGMKAFWYHFAIMFEALFILTTLDAGTRVGRFMLQDTLGNVHKSFKDVSWKPGVWFASAIVVGAWGYFLWVGIKDPLGGINQLFPLFGIANQLLAAVALAVCTTLLVKSGRLKWAWVTGVPLVWDATVTLTASYQKVFSEDVKVGFFAQRDKYQAGIDTDKVLAPAKNMDDMHTIVTNATVDGVLCALFAALIVVVLADAARTCVKAVRDPGSATLSETPWTESKIVAPAGLIATAEERAELTAAGLDSGGGQVKEPVA; translated from the coding sequence ATGCGGACGGGGGGTGACGCTGGACACGTCCCTCGCCTAGATTTCCTGGCCACTCCTACAGGCCGTCAGCGAGGGGACACGACCGTGCCAGAGCAGTCAGTACCACCCAGCTCATCCCGCCCCACTCCCAAGTCCGTCGCCGCATGGGTGCTCGTCGGACTCGTCGGCGCCATCGGCTGGGGCGTACTGGCGCTCTCGCGCGACGAGGAGATCTCCGCCGCCTGGCTGCTCGCCGCCGCACTGGGCTCGTACGCGATCGCCTACCGCTTCTACGCGCGCTTCATCGCGGACCGCGTACTGAAGGTCGACGCCACCCGGGCCACCCCCGCCGAACGCCTCGACAACGGTGTCGACTTCCACCCCACCGACCGCCGGGTGCTCTTCGGCCACCACTTCGCCGCCGTCGCCGGCGCGGGCCCGCTCGTCGGACCCGTCCTCGCCGCGCAGATGGGCTACCTGCCGGGCACCATCTGGATCGTCGCCGGAGTCATCTTCGCCGGGGCCGTCCAGGACATGGTCACCCTCTTCTTCTCCACCCGCCGCGACGGGCGTTCCCTCGGCCAGATGGCCCGGGACGAGATCGGCCCCGTCGGCGGGGCCGCCGCCCTGGTCGCCGTGTTCGCCATCATGATCATCCTGCTGGCGGTGCTGGCCCTGGTGATCGTCAACGCCCTGGCGCACTCGCCCTGGGGCGTCTTCTCCATCGGCATGACCATCCCGATCGCCGTCTTCATGGGCTTCTACCTGCGCGTGCTGCGGCCGGGCCGGGTCACCGAGGTCTCCGTCATCGGCGTCGCCCTGCTGCTGCTCGCCATCGTCGCGGGCGGCTGGGTCGCCGAGTCCTCCTTCGCCGGGACCTTCACCCTGGAGAAGGAGACGCTGGTCATCTGGATGGTCGTGTACGGCTTCCTGGCATCGGTGCTGCCGGTGTGGATGCTGCTCGCGCCCCGCGACTACCTCTCCACCTTCATGAAGGTCGGCACCATCGCGCTCCTCGCCATCGGCGTGGTCGTCGCGATGCCCACCCTGAAGATGCCCTCGGTCACCGACTTCGCGGCCCGCGGCGACGGACCGGTCTTCGCCGGGTCGATGTTCCCCTTCGTCTTCATCACCATCGCGTGCGGCGCGCTCTCGGGCTTCCACGCCCTGGTCTCCTCGGGCACCACCCCGAAGATGATCCAGAAGGAGACCCAGGTCCGCATGATCGGCTACGGCGCCATGCTGACCGAGTCCTTCGTCGCCGTCATGGCGATCATCGCGGCCTGCATCATCGAGCCCGGCCTCTTCTTCGCCGTCAACTCCCCCGGCGGGGTCATCGGCACCACGGTCGAGTCCGCCTCCCAGGCGGTGACGAACTTCGGCTTCGCCATCACCCCCGAGGCGCTCGCGCAGGCCGCCAAGGACGTCGAGGAAGCCACGCTGCTCTCGCGCACGGGTGGCGCTCCGACCTTCGCACTCGGAATGTCGGAGATCTTCTCCTCCGTCGTCGGCGGCGCCGGGATGAAGGCCTTCTGGTACCACTTCGCGATCATGTTCGAGGCGCTCTTCATCCTGACGACGCTCGACGCCGGCACCCGCGTGGGCCGCTTCATGCTCCAGGACACCCTCGGCAACGTGCACAAGTCCTTCAAGGATGTCAGCTGGAAGCCCGGCGTGTGGTTCGCGAGCGCAATCGTGGTCGGCGCGTGGGGCTACTTCCTGTGGGTCGGCATCAAGGACCCGCTGGGCGGCATCAACCAGCTCTTCCCGCTCTTCGGCATCGCCAACCAGCTGCTCGCCGCGGTCGCCCTGGCCGTCTGCACCACGCTGCTGGTCAAGTCCGGCCGGCTCAAGTGGGCCTGGGTGACGGGCGTTCCGCTGGTCTGGGACGCCACGGTGACCCTCACCGCCAGCTACCAGAAGGTCTTCTCCGAGGACGTGAAGGTCGGCTTCTTCGCCCAGCGCGACAAGTACCAGGCGGGCATCGACACCGACAAGGTGCTGGCTCCCGCGAAGAACATGGACGACATGCACACGATCGTCACGAACGCGACCGTCGACGGCGTCCTGTGCGCGCTCTTCGCCGCCCTGATCGTCGTGGTCCTCGCGGACGCGGCCCGGACCTGCGTCAAGGCCGTCCGCGACCCGGGGTCGGCGACCCTCTCCGAGACCCCCTGGACCGAGTCGAAGATCGTCGCCCCGGCCGGGCTGATCGCGACCGCCGAGGAGCGGGCGGAACTCACCGCGGCGGGTCTGGATTCCGGCGGTGGGCAGGTCAAGGAACCGGTGGCCTGA
- a CDS encoding YbdD/YjiX family protein: MSVRSALAKARFYVREFSGEAAYDRYVAHARSHDPDAEVLTRRAFERARTDAREADPREGFRCC, from the coding sequence ATGAGCGTACGCAGCGCGCTGGCGAAGGCGCGGTTCTACGTACGGGAGTTCTCCGGGGAGGCCGCGTACGACCGCTACGTGGCCCACGCCCGCTCCCACGACCCGGATGCGGAGGTCCTCACCCGCCGCGCCTTCGAACGGGCCCGTACGGACGCCCGCGAGGCGGACCCCCGCGAGGGCTTCCGCTGCTGCTGA
- a CDS encoding Uma2 family endonuclease yields MTVMTDRPHMLTEEFETLARIGAREVEGLRLEFIDGKLGVKAVPDGDHGLIIEWLLRICIQHRPDLFLYGEQGLRVQQYREGRARPDGVLAPSGFMKAQGEWVAPDPVLMVVEVTSYDSDTDRRDRIEKPRAFAETGIPVYLLIDRDSCEVSVHSEPDGRRYETVRTVPFGKDVHLPDPVGITLPTEPLKDWVR; encoded by the coding sequence ATGACCGTGATGACCGACCGCCCCCACATGCTGACCGAGGAGTTCGAGACCCTCGCGCGTATAGGCGCCAGAGAAGTGGAGGGGCTGCGGTTGGAATTCATCGACGGGAAGCTGGGGGTCAAGGCAGTGCCGGACGGGGACCACGGACTGATCATCGAGTGGCTCTTGCGCATCTGCATCCAGCACCGGCCCGACCTGTTCCTGTATGGCGAGCAGGGATTGCGAGTGCAGCAGTATCGCGAAGGGCGCGCCAGGCCTGACGGCGTTCTGGCGCCGAGTGGCTTCATGAAGGCGCAAGGCGAATGGGTCGCCCCGGACCCTGTCCTGATGGTCGTCGAGGTCACCTCCTACGATTCCGACACCGACCGGCGCGACCGCATCGAGAAGCCTCGGGCTTTCGCCGAGACCGGTATTCCGGTCTACCTCTTGATCGACAGGGACAGCTGTGAGGTCTCTGTTCACAGCGAGCCCGACGGGCGGCGGTACGAGACAGTCCGCACCGTTCCCTTCGGCAAGGACGTTCATCTCCCTGACCCCGTCGGCATCACCCTCCCGACCGAGCCCCTCAAGGACTGGGTGCGCTGA
- a CDS encoding GNAT family N-acetyltransferase yields MDMVIRAALPAEYAELGEITARAYLTDGHLDFNEADPYLDVLRDVAGRAARAEVLVAVREERLLGGVTFAAPGSPLADIAAPDEAEFRMLAVAHEARGQGAGEALVRACVERARSLEGVTGLVLSTQRSMAGAHRIYARLGFVRTPERDWAPIEGLTLLTYRLKL; encoded by the coding sequence ATGGACATGGTGATCAGGGCGGCGCTGCCCGCCGAGTACGCGGAGCTGGGTGAGATCACGGCGCGGGCCTATCTCACGGACGGGCATCTGGACTTCAACGAGGCCGACCCCTACCTGGACGTGCTGCGCGACGTGGCCGGCCGCGCCGCCCGGGCCGAGGTGCTCGTCGCCGTGCGGGAGGAACGGCTGTTGGGCGGTGTGACCTTCGCCGCTCCCGGCAGCCCGCTCGCCGACATCGCGGCTCCCGACGAGGCGGAGTTCCGGATGCTCGCGGTGGCTCACGAGGCGCGCGGCCAGGGCGCCGGCGAGGCTCTGGTGCGGGCCTGCGTCGAGCGGGCGCGGTCCCTGGAGGGCGTGACCGGCCTCGTCCTGTCCACCCAGCGCAGCATGGCCGGAGCCCATCGGATCTACGCGCGCCTGGGCTTCGTACGCACTCCGGAGCGGGACTGGGCGCCGATCGAGGGCCTGACACTCCTCACTTACCGACTCAAGCTGTAG
- a CDS encoding ribonucleoside-diphosphate reductase subunit alpha, giving the protein MTIAPSAPRAESTSGDNTEGPGATLLRTLTELTADLPDTDPGRVAASALRGRSSAADDAELRGLATEAAAGLISEDPAYSRLAARLLTLAVRDEAASQGSTSFSASVEVGHREGLIADRTAEFVRAHASRLDSLVELTLSEGADDRFGFFGLRTLHSRYLLRHPITRQVIETPQYFMLRVACGLAADDSVQAVEEVASLYRLMSRLDYLPSSPTLFNSGTRHPQMSSCYLLDSPLDELDSIYDRYHQVARLSKHAGGIGLSYSRIRARGSLIRGTNGHSNGIVPFLKTLDASVAAVNQGGRRKGAAAVYLETWHADIEEFLELRDNTGEDQRRTHNLNLAHWVPDEFMRRVNADADWSLFSPADVPELVDLWGDDFDAAYRKAEADGLARKTMPARDLYGRMMRTLAQTGQGWMTFKDASNRTANQTAEPGTVVHSSNLCTEIIEVTNDGETAVCNLGSVNLGAFVLTETGEIDWERLDETVRTAVTFLDRVVDINFYPTEQAGRSNARWRPVGLGAMGLQDVFFKLKLPFDSPEARALSTKLSERIMLAAYEASCDLAERSGPLPAWEQTRTARGVLHPDHYDVELNWPERWDALRARVAKSGMRNSLLLAIAPTATIASIAGVYECIEPQVSNLFKRETLSGEFLQVNGYLVEELKRLGVWDAQTREALRDSSGSVQGFGWIPAEVRELYRTAWEIPQRGLIDMAAARTPFLDQSQSLNLFLETPTIGKLSSMYAYAWKQGLKTTYYLRSRPATKIARAAQAATPVELPQAVADAEALACSLENPESCEACQ; this is encoded by the coding sequence GTGACCATCGCGCCTTCCGCACCGCGCGCCGAGTCCACTTCTGGCGACAACACCGAGGGCCCGGGGGCCACGCTGCTGCGTACCCTCACCGAACTTACGGCGGACCTCCCCGACACCGACCCCGGCCGGGTCGCGGCCTCCGCGCTGCGCGGCCGCAGCTCCGCCGCCGACGACGCCGAGCTGCGCGGGCTGGCCACGGAGGCCGCCGCCGGTCTGATCTCCGAGGACCCGGCCTACTCCCGGCTCGCCGCCCGCCTGCTGACGCTGGCCGTGCGCGACGAGGCCGCGAGCCAGGGCTCGACCTCCTTCTCGGCCTCCGTCGAGGTCGGTCACCGCGAGGGCCTCATCGCCGACCGTACGGCCGAGTTCGTGCGCGCCCACGCGAGCCGCCTCGACTCGCTCGTCGAACTGACCCTCTCCGAGGGTGCCGACGACCGCTTCGGCTTCTTCGGCCTGCGCACCCTGCACAGCCGCTACCTGCTGCGCCACCCGATCACCCGTCAGGTCATCGAGACCCCTCAGTACTTCATGCTGCGCGTGGCCTGCGGTCTCGCCGCCGACGACAGCGTCCAGGCCGTGGAGGAAGTGGCCTCGCTGTACCGGCTGATGAGCCGGCTGGACTACCTGCCGTCCTCCCCGACGCTCTTCAACTCCGGCACCCGGCACCCGCAGATGTCCTCCTGCTACCTGCTGGACTCCCCGCTGGACGAGCTCGACTCGATCTACGACCGCTACCACCAGGTCGCCCGCCTCTCCAAGCACGCCGGCGGCATCGGCCTCTCGTACTCCCGCATCCGCGCCCGCGGTTCGCTGATCCGCGGCACCAACGGCCACTCCAACGGCATCGTGCCGTTCCTGAAGACCCTCGACGCCTCCGTCGCCGCCGTGAACCAGGGTGGCCGCCGCAAGGGCGCCGCCGCCGTCTACCTGGAGACCTGGCACGCGGACATCGAGGAGTTCCTGGAGCTCCGCGACAACACCGGTGAGGACCAGCGCCGTACCCACAACCTGAACCTCGCCCACTGGGTGCCGGACGAGTTCATGCGCCGCGTGAACGCCGACGCCGACTGGTCGCTGTTCTCCCCGGCCGACGTGCCCGAGCTGGTCGACCTGTGGGGCGACGACTTCGACGCCGCCTACCGCAAGGCGGAGGCGGACGGCCTGGCCCGCAAGACCATGCCCGCCCGCGACCTGTACGGCCGGATGATGCGCACCCTCGCGCAGACCGGCCAGGGCTGGATGACCTTCAAGGACGCCTCCAACCGCACGGCGAACCAGACCGCCGAGCCGGGCACCGTCGTGCACTCCTCGAACCTGTGCACCGAGATCATCGAGGTCACCAACGACGGCGAGACGGCCGTCTGCAACCTCGGCTCGGTCAACCTGGGCGCCTTCGTCCTCACGGAGACCGGCGAGATCGACTGGGAGCGCCTGGACGAGACCGTCCGCACGGCCGTGACCTTCCTCGACCGCGTGGTGGACATCAACTTCTACCCGACCGAGCAGGCCGGCCGCTCCAACGCCCGCTGGCGTCCGGTGGGCCTGGGCGCGATGGGCCTCCAGGACGTCTTCTTCAAGCTGAAGCTGCCCTTCGACTCCCCCGAGGCGCGGGCACTGTCCACCAAGCTCTCCGAGCGCATCATGCTGGCCGCCTACGAGGCCTCCTGCGACCTCGCCGAGCGCAGCGGCCCGCTCCCGGCCTGGGAGCAGACCCGTACCGCCCGCGGTGTCCTGCACCCGGACCACTACGACGTCGAGCTGAACTGGCCGGAGCGCTGGGACGCGCTGCGCGCCCGCGTCGCGAAGTCCGGCATGCGCAACTCGCTGCTGCTGGCCATCGCGCCGACGGCGACGATCGCCTCGATCGCGGGCGTGTACGAGTGCATCGAGCCGCAGGTCTCCAACCTGTTCAAGCGGGAGACCCTGTCGGGTGAGTTCCTCCAGGTGAACGGCTACCTGGTGGAGGAGCTGAAGCGGCTCGGCGTGTGGGACGCCCAGACCCGCGAGGCGCTGCGCGACTCCTCCGGCTCGGTCCAGGGCTTCGGCTGGATCCCGGCCGAGGTCCGCGAGCTGTACCGCACGGCGTGGGAGATCCCGCAGCGCGGTCTGATCGACATGGCGGCGGCCCGTACGCCGTTCCTGGACCAGTCGCAGTCGCTGAACCTGTTCCTGGAGACGCCCACCATCGGCAAGCTGTCGTCGATGTACGCGTACGCCTGGAAGCAGGGCCTGAAGACCACGTACTACCTGCGCTCGCGCCCGGCGACGAAGATCGCCCGTGCCGCGCAGGCGGCCACCCCCGTCGAGCTGCCGCAGGCGGTCGCCGACGCCGAGGCGCTGGCCTGCTCCCTTGAGAACCCCGAGTCCTGCGAGGCCTGCCAGTAA
- a CDS encoding ribonucleotide-diphosphate reductase subunit beta, whose translation MSSNDNKNLLDPGFELTLRPMRYPDFYERYRDAIKNTWTVEEVDLHSDVADLAKLTPSEQHMIGRLVAFFATGDSIVSNNLVLTLYKHINSPEARLYLSRQLFEEAVHVQFYLTLLDTYLPDPDDRAAAFDAVEEIPSIREKAQFCFKWMDSVEKIDRLETAADRRRFLLNLICFAACIEGLFFYGAFAYVYWFRSRGLLHGLATGTNWVFRDETMHMNFAFEVVDTVRKEEPELFDDALQQQVTDMLKEAVEAELQFGRDLCGDGLPGMNTESMREYLECVADQRLVRLGFPPVYGSQNPFSFMELQGVQELTNFFERRPSAYQVAVEGTVDLDEDF comes from the coding sequence ATGAGCTCCAACGACAACAAGAACCTCCTGGACCCGGGCTTCGAGCTCACGCTCCGCCCGATGCGCTACCCGGACTTCTACGAGCGCTACCGGGACGCGATCAAGAACACCTGGACCGTCGAGGAGGTCGACCTCCACTCGGACGTCGCCGACCTGGCGAAGCTGACGCCCTCCGAGCAGCACATGATCGGCCGGCTGGTCGCGTTCTTCGCGACGGGCGACTCGATCGTCTCGAACAACCTGGTGCTGACGCTCTACAAGCACATCAACTCCCCGGAGGCGCGCCTGTACCTGTCGCGCCAGCTGTTCGAGGAGGCCGTGCACGTCCAGTTCTATCTGACGCTGCTCGACACCTACCTGCCCGACCCGGACGACCGCGCGGCCGCCTTCGACGCGGTCGAGGAGATCCCGTCGATCCGCGAGAAGGCGCAGTTCTGCTTCAAGTGGATGGACTCGGTCGAGAAGATCGACCGGCTGGAGACGGCCGCCGACCGGCGCCGTTTCCTGCTGAACCTGATCTGCTTCGCCGCGTGCATCGAAGGCCTGTTCTTCTACGGTGCCTTCGCGTACGTGTACTGGTTCCGCTCGCGCGGTCTGCTGCACGGCCTGGCCACCGGCACCAACTGGGTGTTCCGCGACGAGACCATGCACATGAACTTCGCGTTCGAGGTCGTGGACACGGTCCGCAAGGAGGAGCCGGAGCTCTTCGACGACGCCCTCCAGCAGCAGGTCACCGACATGCTGAAGGAAGCGGTGGAGGCGGAGCTGCAGTTCGGCCGCGACCTGTGCGGCGACGGCCTGCCGGGCATGAACACCGAGTCGATGCGCGAGTACCTGGAGTGCGTCGCGGACCAGCGTCTGGTCCGGCTGGGCTTCCCGCCGGTGTACGGCTCGCAGAACCCGTTCTCCTTCATGGAGCTGCAGGGTGTCCAGGAGCTGACGAACTTCTTCGAGCGCCGTCCGTCGGCCTACCAGGTCGCGGTCGAGGGCACGGTCGACCTGGACGAGGACTTCTAG
- a CDS encoding helix-turn-helix domain-containing protein: MLNNVAVALVDGVAPFELGIFCEVFGIDRSDMGVPVYDFAVCAAEDGPLTVGGGAFGITPAHGLERLEEADLICLPAAGDAGARSYPEPLLAALRRGVERGARVLSVCSGAYVLGAAGLLDGRRCTTHWMHAEALARRFPRAVVDPDVLYVDEGAVITAAGTASGIDACLHVVRQEHGAEVANVIARRMVVPPHRDGGQAQFIQRPLPRTPCDTVGEVIEWMARHLGEEITVEQLAERAHMSPRTFARRFLQETGTTPYKWVLRQRVLLAQELLESTGETVDAIAGRCGFGNAAALRHHFLRTLGTTPNSFRRAFRGPQAA; this comes from the coding sequence ATGCTGAACAACGTGGCCGTGGCCCTCGTCGACGGAGTCGCCCCCTTCGAGCTGGGGATCTTCTGCGAGGTGTTCGGAATCGATCGCAGTGACATGGGCGTACCGGTGTACGACTTCGCCGTGTGCGCGGCGGAGGACGGGCCGCTGACCGTGGGCGGCGGCGCCTTCGGGATCACCCCGGCACACGGGCTGGAGCGGCTGGAGGAGGCCGACCTGATCTGCCTGCCCGCCGCCGGCGACGCCGGTGCGCGCAGCTATCCGGAGCCCCTCCTCGCGGCCCTGCGCCGGGGCGTGGAGCGGGGAGCGCGGGTCCTCAGCGTATGCAGCGGGGCCTACGTCCTCGGCGCCGCCGGGCTGCTGGACGGCCGCCGGTGCACCACGCACTGGATGCACGCCGAGGCCCTCGCCCGCCGTTTCCCGCGGGCGGTCGTCGACCCGGACGTGCTCTACGTCGACGAGGGCGCGGTGATCACCGCCGCCGGCACGGCCTCGGGCATCGACGCGTGCCTGCACGTGGTCCGCCAGGAGCACGGGGCCGAGGTGGCCAACGTCATCGCGCGCCGGATGGTCGTACCGCCGCACCGGGACGGCGGGCAGGCCCAGTTCATCCAGCGGCCGCTGCCGCGCACGCCCTGCGACACCGTGGGCGAGGTCATCGAGTGGATGGCCCGCCACCTGGGCGAGGAGATCACCGTCGAGCAGCTCGCGGAGCGCGCGCACATGTCCCCGCGGACCTTCGCCCGCCGCTTCCTCCAGGAGACCGGCACCACCCCGTACAAGTGGGTGCTGCGCCAGCGGGTGCTGCTCGCCCAGGAGCTGCTGGAGTCGACGGGCGAGACGGTGGACGCGATCGCCGGCCGCTGCGGCTTCGGCAACGCGGCCGCCCTGCGCCACCACTTCCTGCGGACCCTGGGCACCACGCCGAATTCGTTCCGGCGCGCCTTCCGGGGCCCGCAGGCCGCATAG
- the def gene encoding peptide deformylase — MSQQENEVVESVNDGYVVDTEDCEARELAHRQRGTARPITVVGNPVLHRECKDVTEFGDELAQLIDDMFASQKAAEGVGLAANQIGVDAKVFVYDCPDDDGKRHTGVVVNPKLVELPAAGRVLDDSNEGCLSVPTAYAALARPDYAEVTGQDAQGNPIKVRGTGYFARCLQHETDHLYGYLYIDRLSKRDRKDALRQMDEGTPRYETVPNA, encoded by the coding sequence ATGTCGCAGCAGGAGAACGAGGTTGTCGAGAGCGTGAACGACGGGTACGTCGTGGACACCGAGGACTGTGAGGCGCGCGAGCTCGCCCACCGTCAGCGCGGCACGGCCCGTCCGATCACGGTGGTCGGCAACCCGGTCCTGCACCGGGAGTGCAAGGACGTCACCGAGTTCGGCGACGAGCTGGCGCAGCTGATCGACGACATGTTCGCCAGCCAGAAGGCGGCCGAGGGCGTGGGCCTGGCCGCGAACCAGATCGGCGTGGACGCCAAGGTCTTCGTCTACGACTGCCCGGACGACGACGGCAAGCGGCACACCGGTGTCGTCGTCAACCCGAAGCTGGTGGAGCTGCCGGCCGCCGGCCGCGTGCTCGACGACTCCAACGAGGGCTGCCTGTCCGTGCCCACCGCGTACGCCGCGCTGGCCCGCCCGGACTACGCCGAGGTCACCGGCCAGGACGCGCAGGGCAACCCGATCAAGGTGCGCGGCACCGGCTACTTCGCCCGCTGCCTGCAGCACGAGACCGACCACCTGTACGGCTACCTCTACATCGACCGCCTCTCGAAGCGGGACCGCAAGGACGCCCTGCGGCAGATGGACGAGGGCACCCCGCGCTACGAGACGGTCCCGAACGCCTGA